From the Syntrophales bacterium genome, the window ACGTGTCGTTTTTCGTCCTGTTCGCGGATCATAATCAAGCAGGTCTGCGAAAGTCTTCCAACCTTTCAGGGTAAAACAACGCACATCACCGTTCCCAACGTATTCTTTCACCTTAACAGCATAAACTTCATCAAGACCAAAGACGTTGGAATCAACGGTCGATGGGTCGATAAAAAACCACGTGTTCTCCATCGTTTTCACCTCAAATAATTTAAAAGATTAATAATCACCAAAGGGCATTGATCTTTTTTCGCTATAACCGGATTCTGTTAACCATTCATGATAATCCCTCAGGTTAACCCCTGTTAAGTCTAAACGCCCTAAGCCTAAGCCGTCTTCAACTTCATGGATTAAATCCACTAAAGTCGTATCCTGTGGAACAAAAATAAATCCTTTGTTAGTGAAGATCTTCATTTTACTTACCTTTTTTTTTGCATAAAAAAGCGGGCCCCTGGATTAAATGCCGGCATATTCAAAACATGCTTATGATACTCTTATCGAGCGTCACGGTTCCTCCAGGATTTACCCGCTTTTCTTAGCTGTTCAGGAGAAAGACTTTGCCACTGTCAGTGAAACGTACTGTCTTTACCGGCAGGGTTGCTGATTGTCAGGTGTGGTTTTTACTTATCGTCAACCTTCTAATCTTTGGACATTCTCCCTTTCTTGATTTTTCTCATAATACGATGATTCCTACCGTCACCATCCCCCATGCTGCTAAATTAAGTGCAAAACCGCAGATAAACTCTTTTCGTTTAATCGTGGTAAACACAATAAACCTCCTTTTCGGTTTTTCCCGGAAAAAAGGCGCAGCTCTCCCTGAGAGAGAATCGTGCCTCCCTCCGGGAGTAACAAAATAACTTGTTTTGGGATTTTAAATAATGGCGGGATTTCTTTTTTGACTTTGCTTATACAAAAGCTAAAGCCACAATTACCGTTCCCCATGTTACGATGTTGATAATCATAAACGCCTTCATGACTGCCTCCTTTCTGCTAATTGCAGAGAGGAAACAGTTCTCGCCAAGGGGATTATGTTCCCCTCCGGGGTTAAAGTGTTTTTGCTCAGGGTAACGAATTTACCATACAAAAAAAGACCCTCCGGTCTTGATCATACGAGCTGATAAGTCTTAATTTATATTACCTTTATGCTTCCACAAGGGAAGTTCTCTTTTAAGGGCGCAATGAAGCCTTTGTTTATCCTTGATGGATACGGACAGGAAGGCTTCTATCTCTCCCTTTTTTAGCCTGGCATGCCTGCCAGTCTCAGATACCGGACTACCGATTTTAAATTTGTAATCGCTTACCGATAAATTAGGGCCTCGTGGTTCCTTTTGTGTAAAGGCATCCAGCCTAACGAGGGTCTCTCTGGATAGAGAAATAAAATTCTTAATTCTATTTTTAACAGCCTTACAACAGATGTCAAGAACTTTTTTTACTTTTTTTTGACTATCCTGCGGATTCTGCTGTTTCTGCTGCTTCTACTGCTTCTGTTGCTTTCACTGCTTTTGTTGCTGTTTTCGCTGGCTTTGCTTTGTCTGCCTTTTCCACATCAACAATTTCGGCCCCAACTTTTTCCTCGGGGACAGCCTCTCCCGTTTTATAAGCATGAAACCGCCGTGGGGGTCTGAAAGGTAAACCGCTAAGCCCCGTTACCTTCTCCGCAAATCTGTACAGGTCAACAAGCATATCGTGAAACTCGTTGATTATCCCGCCGACAAGCTCATTGGTGTATTTGGGGTTGATCCCCATATCCTGCCTTAACCGCCTGAGCGCCTTGTCTATCGGGGGCTGCATATCGAGCAATGCTTTCGTATCGTTCGTTCTGACAAGGGTTACCCTTGAATCTCTTTCCTGTGCCAGGGATACTTTCCGGTCTGTTATCTCCTGAATAACCTCTTCCCTGGATTTCTTTTTTACGTCCTCATTCTTTTCTGCCATGCCGCACCTCTCCCTTAAAATTGTATTTTTGATTTTTTACTCACACTCAAGAGAATACTTCCTCTTTTTCCACTTCTTGATCATGATGCATATATATGGAACGGTTATATATATCGTCGTTGTGACGGCTATAAAGTATGCCGATAAAATAAGGACATTCCCAAAGTTGAGCAGAAACACATACCAGGAGTCCAGGGTTGCCATCGGTACTGAAAACCACTTGTTGTGGAGCATTAACAGGATTCTCGACAATCGGTCTTCTGTAAATACGACAAAGACAAGAGTATGGTAGAATATCATGGCGAAAACGATTTTAAAGATGCCACTCATGAAAACACCACTTAGAAAGCTCCGTATCATCATTCTCGTATACTTGCCGTCATATAACATCCCGATCCTTCCCAAAAAAAAGGCATAGCCTATCGCAAAGCTGGCCGCTAACAGGAGTGCAATGAGCTGGTCACCCATAGATGGGTTAATCTCCCCGAATATGGGTATCATCTGTTCAATAACGCCTATTGCCAGCGGTGTGATAAGAATAGATATGATTCCGCTCCACAGCGTGCTTTTACACCCGACTTCCCAGAACTCAAGTCTCTGCCCTGTCGTGAAGAGCCTCATTGGAATATCGCTTCCCTGCCTCTCCAACTCATTGTTCCTTTCTATCTGGGATATTGCGTCTATAAAGCCTGTCGGTTTGTGTTTTTGATCGGAGCTGATGACTAACGGAGCTCCACCACTATTTCCTGCCATATTGACTACTCCCCAATTATCGCATCACACTAATAAGCTTTAAAATACCGCCACCGTAAGCTATAAATATAGCTATGACAAAAAACGCCAAACCTGAAGCTATCCGTTCTCTCCGTATACCAAACCAGATAGCTAATCCCAAAAACAGCACGACCAGCATCCTGGCCCAAAAACCTGACAGCGTTGTAATGAATAGATTCTGCCAGAATGACGAATACTGGTCCGTCGTAAAATATTTTAACGGGTTTATGTAATTCAAATATTCGTTCAAAATTCTTTCTCCCTACTGTATAGGAACAGCAGTGCCACTATTTTCGTTGTCTTTTTTTGTACTAATCGAGAAACTCTTGATGCTTTTTATGATGTCATCCTTTTTCATCTTTTCAAGATCGCCCAGCTTACAATTAAAGTTTTCGATTCTGAAGGGTATGCCGAAAAAGCCATGGGTCCTCTCTCTGCACTTCTTGCCTTTTTCGCTGGCGGGGTATTGATGCAACACCTCAAACCACCTGCCAAAATAACCGTCCCGTATCTTCACTCGATCTACACACTTATTGCTCTTGAATATATCCATTGCCGAAGCGAGCAGGCTGTGTTCCCCCTGACTATTGCTGGCAAGGGCCAGGATGTTCAGTTCCTGATGCTCACCGGCCAGGGTGAGAAGGATCTCTGTCACTGTACCAATCCAGACATAGACGTTCCCGTCAGACATTGAAACCACATGGAACCACTTGCCGTCATCGCTCAACTTGTTTATCCTTGGTTTTAACTTTTTAAAGAATTCACCTATATCGAACCATGACATATCAACCCTCTCATACTCGCTCTGTACAGAGGATTCAGAGGGTAGTTCTTCCCGCTCTCTGTCCCAGAGTTTGGGAGGATCCAAGAGGTTTTTAATCTCTTCGGTTTCTATATATTCTTCGCCCTTAAACGATGTATATTTCGTTAATTCCTGTTGCCTGCAATCCCTGTCCGCCTTCTGAAGACCGTTAGTCCATTCGTTTTCTGTTTCCGACCTGTGGTGGTTCAATACCGCTGTCATGATATTGTTCATGTCTTGTTCGGGAAGGTTATTAAATGCAGGAACTTTATTTTTCAATATCTCCATGCTGATTATAGGGTGATCCCCCATTATGTAACCCTTTTCCCTGAATTCGGGAATTTTTCCAAGATCGTGTGCAAGTGCTGCAATAATAAACAAGGGGGTCCTTATATCTTCAGGGTGCATACTCTCGACTTTCTTTGCAACGTTCAGTAAATGTTCCCGCAGGGTGCACATTCTCAATATATCCCATGTGGTGCTTTTCTCCGTGGCCGTAGTTTTGTACCACTTGTAGTCCGGCTCCGTTTCGCCAGCCCCGCTATATGTCGCACCGAGGTCAACAACGGAAGGACACTCCCCGTACCGGTCAATAAGGTCCAGTATTTCCGTGACAGTCGATAACCGGGCAGGTTCGTTCATAAACCCAACTTCTCTCGCCATAATGTTGTTATGGTAATATTCGGTGATGTCAGGATGAGTGAACTTTTGCTCTTTATCTTTTTTCTGTTCTTCGTCTTTCTTTTGCGGGGGGGTTGTTTCCTGGCGCTGATGTTCCTGATTGGCCTTGGTATTGTTTTTCGTTCCGACAGTGTCAATCCAGAGACGCGACAGGTCTTCAATGTCGATGTGTCTGGTACCGTCCGGGCAATTGATTGCATTGTATCCGTCCAGGACGCTCATCTTCCCCCCTGCTTTGTTTTCGACCGGCTGCGTGTCGCCGTAAGCAAGAGATACCGGTTTTTTATGTATCTTGTGCCAGAATATCCTGCTGATAAAGACAAGTATCCCAATAATTATGATGCCTTCAAAGTAGCGTATGTATATAGGGGGAATGCAGGTCAAATAGTGTTTAAGTACGACAATCCCCAAAAAGGCGAGTGCGCAAAATACTGCCAATTTTATCACAAACCTGCTCTTCTTTTTAGGCTCCGGCATGGCCAACTACTCCGGCATAGGGGAATATTACTTCAAGGTTTGATGGTGAACTTTCCATGCTCTTTCCCCTATAGTTTCCGCCATAAGTCATTAAATAAAAGGCCCTGGCCTTTAAATTAAGTATGTCTGATGGGCTTATGATGTCCTCGGATTGCTCTCTGACGGTTATCCCGCCATCGCTGTTGAAAATAGATTCATACTTCTTCTTCTCTCCAAAATGCTCAGCGGCATAAGATGCCGTGTCCGCATCAGGCACACGCATAAAAAGCTTCGTATTCGTGTTGTCAAGGATTGTCCTGCCGTAATCCTTTCCGATCTTGGCATACAGCTGAGATACGCTCTGGGCAAAACCGTGTATCCACACATCGGCGCCGCCTGCCTTGGCAAAAAAGTTGTCAATACCATGATAAAGCAGGTCCTGGGCCTCATCTATGTATAGACACAACGGTGGGGTGACCTTTCCTCCGTCTGCAAGCCTGCGTCCCACAAAACTCTGGAGCATGGATATGATTACTTTCCCGAGTGTGGAAGCCGCCCTGCGGGTTATCATGGCGCCAAGATGTGCTGCAAAAATAACGGGTTCGTTCTTCTCCAGCTTCGATATCAGTTTGTTGCTGCGTGCTGTCCCTACTATCTTTCCTATATTCCCACTGGTCAGCTCCATCAATGCGACTCTGAGGTTAGATGAGATCTTACTGTAATAGTCCGGAGGGGAATCGATAATTTTCTTCATATCCAGACTTAACTGTGTTGCGTAATCCACAACTTGAGGATCAGGATCGTCCTGAAACTCGTCTACTTGCTCCTGGAGCGTTTTAAGCTTGTCTTTGGATACGTTGTTTTTTATATCATTCAGGTTAAATGCTTTTCTGTAATGCGCTTCCTTCTTCGTTGCGACTAAAATCATGGCCTGCACAATTACCAGCGATATTTCATAGGCAACGTTAAAAAAGAACGGCTCTTTCCCTATGTCAATACCAGAAACTACATGCCCAACCAATTCTTCCGACATGCTGTAGTGTGAAAGAGGATTTATCTGTACACTGCAATCAGGGCAGATAGGGGTCATGAGCATTAACTGATCCTTTAATCTCCCCGTTTCTTCAGCTACCTGAACAATCTTCGAGAAAAGGCTTATTTCACCTTTGGGGTCTATAACGATTACTGAATACCCTTTACGAATATCCTGCTCAACCATGTTTTCTATGATCTTGGTCTTGCCTACCCTGGTAGTTCCAAAACACCACATGTGACCACTGCGGTCAGCGTCGGGAACATATAGCTCCTGTGGCAGGGGTATCTTTCCGTCCAGGGTTTTATCTGTAAGGGAATATCCTTCTCCTAAAAGAGTGCTGTTGTCTTTATGAAACTTCTTTGCTTTTGCCCGCTTTCCAATATTAAGCATTAACCACCTCTACCCTGATTACTTCGTTTACTTCTTTTGATACCCTGTCCAGTATTTCCGGATCTATCCGTACCGTGGATACCACTCTGCTGTAAGCGCTTGCTACACGTTTTATACACTTAATATCACCGACCGCCGGATTGCCGGTTTCATCGGCTATGTATTTTTTTATCAGCCTGTCCACCAGGCTTTTCGATGACCGGCTTACATAGATCTCCAGTCTGGGATACCCATTCACCAGCACTGCCCGGACACGCAGAACATAAAACATAAGCGTGTCGCCAAGTCTGTATCTTCCCCGTTCAGATAAGGGCTGCCATCTATACTTACAGATAGCTGCTGTGGAACTTTTGATGCCAAAATAACGGTCATAATGTGTGACGTCTACGTAAAGCTCTTTACCGGGGAAGGGGGGTTTATATATTTTTCCTTCATATACATGACGCTGGAGCGGGGCAAGAGTGAAGAATTCTTCCAACACTGCCCGCTCATTCAACCTTGTCGCAAGCCGCTTGTGCAGAAATCTCACGGTGTGTTTGCTTAGTGTCTCGGGATATATTCTATTGATCGTACATCCTTCACGTGTCCCCTTATATCCTATTATTCTGAGGCCGGGGGTACCGTTGCCCGTGATCTGGACATCTACGTCGTAGCCATGCACCCTGGTCAGTGCGGAGCCAAGCGCATTCTCCACCTCGTCTATCACCGCGAGACAGGATATCTGGTATGTTTTTGATATTTCATGCAGAGATTTTCCTATTTTCCCAAAGTCTAACAATGCCCATTACTCCCTAAGCTCCCGCATTGCCCTGTAAACCCTGTCAATATATCGCTTTTGCCTCTTCTTGTTCCCGGAGTTGTAGTATCCAACACTTTTCCAGGCATATCCGTGATGTTCGATCAGATCGGCTAATATCCCCGCACCGACTATGACATTGGTGCAGGGATCACCAATCGTTGACCATACGTCCTCACCTAACCGGGAAGGGGAAGCCCACCATGAATTGATCTGCATCAGCCCATAATCATAAGAACCATTGCTGTTCCAGTGTACGGCAACCGGATTATAATTGCTTTCAACCTTCGCAATTGCCTGAAGAAGCTTTGGCGGTATGTCAAATAAAGTGCCGGCTTCATTGAAGCAAAATCCAGAGGCTGGTCCGGCTGAAAAAATAAAAATGGCATATACGAGAAGAATAAGGTGTAAAGTTGATGTCGAACTTTTGTTCATGACAAAGTTCCATCTCTCTTTCTTTTCCTTGTGAGGGTTTCGTGCCCCTTCTCTTTTTTCATCTCTGCCATCAAAAGCCAGGCGTCAGGATGTCCCATGTCTGCTGATTTAATAATGTCAGTAGCGGCCCTCTTACTATCTCCTGTTTCCGCATAGGCAACTCCACGACCATAATAAGCAGAAGCCTGATCGGGATTTATCTTGATAGCCCTGTCATAGTCTTCAACAGCGGCAGTATATTTCTCCATGCAGAAATGAATGTTTCCACGCATTTCATATAAAAACGCCTTTGGTGGACACGAAGCAATTAATGCGGTTATGGTATTTAACGCACCTTGGTAATCTCCGAGACGCATATAAGCTATTGTGCAATAATAATAAGGTGTCTTGTAGGAGGGGCACAAATCGATGGCTTGTGTATAATTACGTATGGCATCCCCACAGTTTCCGTACTCCACGCAGAAAAGCCCCTTCTTGTTTAACTCTTTTGCGGCGGTCAGAACCATTTCCTTGTCCGGATGGTTGTCCGACAATTTTCCAGTCGTTCGCATGAAATTCCCTTTCCTTCTTTAATATTCGGTATGGAGTATAGTATGTCCACAACTTCGGGGTCGTACAGGGTTCCCTTGTTTATATTTATTTCATTCAGCGCCATATCTACACTGAGCGCCGGACGATACAAGCGGTCACGTACCATGGCGTCAAACACATCCGCTACTGCCACTATTCGAGATTCAAGTGAGATTTGAGAACCTGAGAGGCCCCCGGGGTATCCTGAACCGTCCAGTCTCTCATGATGCTG encodes:
- a CDS encoding HD domain-containing protein — translated: MPEPKKKSRFVIKLAVFCALAFLGIVVLKHYLTCIPPIYIRYFEGIIIIGILVFISRIFWHKIHKKPVSLAYGDTQPVENKAGGKMSVLDGYNAINCPDGTRHIDIEDLSRLWIDTVGTKNNTKANQEHQRQETTPPQKKDEEQKKDKEQKFTHPDITEYYHNNIMAREVGFMNEPARLSTVTEILDLIDRYGECPSVVDLGATYSGAGETEPDYKWYKTTATEKSTTWDILRMCTLREHLLNVAKKVESMHPEDIRTPLFIIAALAHDLGKIPEFREKGYIMGDHPIISMEILKNKVPAFNNLPEQDMNNIMTAVLNHHRSETENEWTNGLQKADRDCRQQELTKYTSFKGEEYIETEEIKNLLDPPKLWDREREELPSESSVQSEYERVDMSWFDIGEFFKKLKPRINKLSDDGKWFHVVSMSDGNVYVWIGTVTEILLTLAGEHQELNILALASNSQGEHSLLASAMDIFKSNKCVDRVKIRDGYFGRWFEVLHQYPASEKGKKCRERTHGFFGIPFRIENFNCKLGDLEKMKKDDIIKSIKSFSISTKKDNENSGTAVPIQ
- a CDS encoding type IV secretion system DNA-binding domain-containing protein — protein: MLNIGKRAKAKKFHKDNSTLLGEGYSLTDKTLDGKIPLPQELYVPDADRSGHMWCFGTTRVGKTKIIENMVEQDIRKGYSVIVIDPKGEISLFSKIVQVAEETGRLKDQLMLMTPICPDCSVQINPLSHYSMSEELVGHVVSGIDIGKEPFFFNVAYEISLVIVQAMILVATKKEAHYRKAFNLNDIKNNVSKDKLKTLQEQVDEFQDDPDPQVVDYATQLSLDMKKIIDSPPDYYSKISSNLRVALMELTSGNIGKIVGTARSNKLISKLEKNEPVIFAAHLGAMITRRAASTLGKVIISMLQSFVGRRLADGGKVTPPLCLYIDEAQDLLYHGIDNFFAKAGGADVWIHGFAQSVSQLYAKIGKDYGRTILDNTNTKLFMRVPDADTASYAAEHFGEKKKYESIFNSDGGITVREQSEDIISPSDILNLKARAFYLMTYGGNYRGKSMESSPSNLEVIFPYAGVVGHAGA
- a CDS encoding lytic transglycosylase domain-containing protein — translated: MNKSSTSTLHLILLVYAIFIFSAGPASGFCFNEAGTLFDIPPKLLQAIAKVESNYNPVAVHWNSNGSYDYGLMQINSWWASPSRLGEDVWSTIGDPCTNVIVGAGILADLIEHHGYAWKSVGYYNSGNKKRQKRYIDRVYRAMRELRE
- a CDS encoding tetratricopeptide repeat protein, whose product is MRTTGKLSDNHPDKEMVLTAAKELNKKGLFCVEYGNCGDAIRNYTQAIDLCPSYKTPYYYCTIAYMRLGDYQGALNTITALIASCPPKAFLYEMRGNIHFCMEKYTAAVEDYDRAIKINPDQASAYYGRGVAYAETGDSKRAATDIIKSADMGHPDAWLLMAEMKKEKGHETLTRKRKRDGTLS